The genomic region AGGACGAACCGGAGGAGGCATTGACCTGTGGGGACAAGGCCCTTGCTGCACTGCCTGCCGAATTGGTTGAACGGAGCAGGGTTGCAAATCTTTGTTTTAACATTTATCTATTGTTGTCTGGATCACCGTCCGTGACTGTCGACAATGTGACTACCTTTACTTTTGTGGCCGCACCTCCCGTACCTGATGAGAAAGGCATTCTGTATCTCTTTGAACGTTTTGTCTCCTGCAGTGATGCACGCTGTTTCTTTTCTCTTTACAATGCAATGGATTCCAGTGGTCCCTACTGGAGTCGAAAGTTGCTTGCTGCCATGCAGACAATTCCAGATACCGGAACCGGATATGATGTTGAGGGCGAATGTACCCACAATGCTATGGAGCCACAGCTAAGGGCTATTTGTTTGTTTCTTCTTGAGCCATCCCAGGAGACTTTTGCCACTGTTGCGGCCTTGGGAACAAGGGATGCCTATTTTGAAGGAAACCGAATATTGAATTTCTTTGTGGCTGCCTATGCGCTACAATACCATCCTGGTGGATGTGCGTTGCATCTACTTTTGCCGGAATTGCAAAACGATGAATATCCTGGGATTTTCAGTAGCCTACGCATTGGAGGAGACGAGGAGTTGGACAAAACGATATTGCTGTGGTGCATTCGCCAGATACATAAGATTGTTTCTGCAGTGCTCGGTGACCGGCGTGTAGAGCGATATGGATATGCAGCTATATTGGTCGTGTCAATAGACCTGATACTCTATGAACGAGGACTCCGTTTTTCCCATACGCAAACGGCTCGCGAATATTATCTCAGTCACTATCCGGGATGCATAGAATTTGTGGCGGCCCTAGATGATGCTCTGTGATAGGTTCGAAATAATATAAAAAAATAATTTTTTTCTTGACGAAAAAAGGATTCGGTTGTATAAAATACATGTAGGTTGTCCAACAAGTATGGAGTCCAATATGATAATAAACCATTCAAATATTATAGATCAGATTTTAGATTATTTTAAGCAACAAATAACATCAGGGATATGGAAGGTTGGGGAAAAAATTCCTTCAGAAACAGTATTGGCGACTTCTTTAAATGTTAGCAGAACGAGTATCAGACAGGTAGTGAGTCAGCTTGTCGGTATCGGGGTGCTGAAACCTGAACAAGGAAAAGGTACATTCCTTGTGGGTACAGATCTTGATAATGCAAATGTTTTTACTGCTCAAGATTTTACTAATTTGGATCAAGTTTTAGAATTTAGGCAAATTATTGAGCCGGAAGCTTGTTTTTTATCTGTGTTGCATGGGGATAAAAATTTTATTTCTAGACTAGAAGAAAATTATGATATGATGAGAAATAAAAAAAATGATAAATCAAAGTTTATCAAGTTGGATTTACGGTTCCATCAAATTATTTGTCAAGCTTCAGCGAATCCTTTTATTGAAAAAACCACAAATCAGATTTTTGGGCCAATGCAAAATGGACAAGAAATTACACGAACAATTTTTGGCTGTGACGATGCATTGTTTCACCATTTGAAAATTCTTGAAGCAATAAAGAAACATGATGCAGAGGGAGCAAAACAGGCTTTGTTTGAACATTTGCAAAGTGCACGTGAGCGTATTGCAAAAAAATGACTTCAGTTTTTATTTTAATAACTTGTTGGACAACCGACAAATATTAGACAAAGATATTAAAAGAAGGATATATGGTTAGAATAAAAAAGATAAGAACAATATTTACTGCACCGGAAGGGATCAATTTGGTAGTGGTAAAAGTTGAAACAAATCAGGCAGGGTTATATGGATTGGGGTGTGCAACGTTTGCTTATAGGCATCTTGCCATAAAAACAGTTGTTGATGAATATTTGAATCCTTTGTTAAAAGATCGTGAAGTATCAGATATAGAAGAGATTTGGCAGTTGATGCATCAGAATGCTTATTGGCGAAATGGACCAATTGTTAATAATGCGATTTCCGGTGTGGATATGGCTCTATGGGATATTAAAGGCAAGATGGCTAACATGCCTTTGTATCAGTTGTTTGGTGGTAAATATCGTACAGGTATTCCTGTATATCGTCATGCTGACGGAAAAGATATTGAGGAATTATGCGATAATATAAATAAATATATGGAGATGGGAATAACAACAATTCGGTGTCAATGTGGAGGCTACGGTGGAGAAGATTTTGGGGTATATCCTACACATGTTCCACATGGGGCACGCTCAGGGGTCTATTTGAACGCTAAGACTTATATTCATGAGACGGTTAAGCTTTTTGAACAAATTAGAAGCAAGATTGGTTTTGGCATCAATTTAGTTCATGATGTACATGAAAGAATAACTCCAACAGATGCTATAACCTTAGCAAAAAGGTTGGAACCGTTTGAACTTTTCTTCTTGGAAGATCCAGTTCCTTTAGAACAGCTTGATTGGTTGAAACGTTTTAGGTCACAGACTTCAATACCAGTTGCAGAGGGAGAACTATTTAATCATCCAGATGAATGGAAAACTTTGATAGTAGAGCACTTGATAGATTTCATCCGGGTCCATATCAGTCAGATCGGAGGAATTACACCGGCTCGAAAATTACAAATTTTTGCTGAGCAATTTGGTGTCCGTACTGCTTGGCATGGCCCTGGGGACATGTCGCCGATTGCACATGCTGCAAATATACATCTTGATTTATCTGCTTCAAATTTTGGAGTTCAGGAATGGTCCGGGATTGAACCACCAAATTCGGTGATTCAAACATTGAGGAAAAATGACGGAGCTTTGCTTCAGGTATTTTCTGGGTTACCCGAATTTGACAATGGTTTTGTCTATCCTAATGATAAGCCGGGACTTGGCGTAGATATTGATGAAAAACAGGCAGCTAAGTTTCCTTGTGAAAACACAGTTACAACTTGGACACAAACTAGAAATAGTGATGGGTCGCTTCAAAAGCCTTAAATAAAAGAAAGAAAGATTAAAAGGAGGCAATGGTGTGCAATATTATAAAAAGTCAGATGCTGTTCGCCAAAACAAAAAAGGAATTGGATTGAGATGGCTTGGACAGGCTGGGTTTCTTTTGACAGATCTTGAAGGTGAAACGATTGGTATTGATTTATATCTTTCAGATTTGGCGGAGAGAAAGGATGGTAATAAACGTTTGACGCCAAGTGTTGTTTCTTCCAAGGAATTAAACTTGGTAGGATTACTTGCAACGCATGAACACACAGATCATCTGGATTTGGATTCCTTATCGGATTTGTTGCAGCCTGATGTGCCTTTGATCTGTAATAGTCAGTCTTATGTGTTATGCAAAAAACTTGGATTTCCGATGGATAATATTCATTCTCTTGAAAAAGGAGAATCAATACAGGTAAGAGATTTTTTTATTCAAGCGGTCTATGCACATCATGGTGATCTTTCCCCGACAGCCATTGGATTTCTAATATCAGTTTGTGGCTTGTTATTCTATTTTACCGGCGATACAAGTTTTGAATCTAAACAAATGGAATATGCCATCGGACAGTCGATTGATGTATTAATTCTTCCAATAAATGGAGAATTTGGAAATATGAATGAAAGGGATGCGGCAAGATTTGCCTTTGCAGTTCAGCCGAATTTAACTATACCCTGCCATTTCTGGACTTTCGCACGACATCGTGGGAACCCTTATGATTTTGAACTTGCAATGAAGCAAGTTGCACCTTGTTGCCAGACCTATGTCATGTCTCAGGGTGAGGAAATAATTATTGCAATTTGAATAAAAGGAGAAAAATATGAAGAAAATTCTTTGTATTGCAATGTGTCTGTTTGCTACTGGAGTGATATTTACTTCTTGTAGCAAATCATCAGAGAAAAGTTCTGCTTCCGCTGCTGTGGCAACAACTGCACAGCCGGTAAAGGAAAAGAAATTTAAAATTGCAGTTTCAAATGCCTATATGGGAAATGACTGGCGACAATTGATGATCAAAAGCTTAAAAGTTGCGGCAAGCAAGGAACCTTACCGTGATCAGGTAGACTTAAAAATTGTGAATAGTGAAAATTCTGCTGAAGCCCAGTCTTCTGCTATCGATGCGATGATTGAACAAGGGTATGATGCTATCTTGATTGATGCGTCATCTTCTACAGCTTTAATTCCTGCTATAAAAAGAGCATTGGCAAGCGGAATTACAGTTGTGACGTTTGACTCAGTGGTCCATACCGATGGTGTATATACTGTTCAGACTGATTTTGTTTCAATGGTTCAGGCTTGGGCAAAATATCTTTGTACGAAATGTGGAGAAGGAGCAAAAATTGCTGTTGATACAGGTATGCCTGGTTCTACAAACGGTAATACGATTTATGAAGCGGCTATGAAGGTATTTGATGAATATAACATGAAGGTTGTTGCTGAATATGCCTCACAATATGCAGATGGTATTTGTCAAGAACAGCTGTCTAGTGTTTTGGCGGCAAATCCGGATCTTGATGGTATCTTTTGTCAGGCTTATACAGAATCTTGTTATTCTGCACTTACCCAGGCAGGGATGAAACTGATTCCGTGTGCTACTTTTGATACTAATCTTGGTATGGTAACTGCGGAAAAAAATAACATGGATGTAATTATTGGGAATAATGGCCCTGGGATCGGTGTTATTGCAATGGATATTGCTCTACGGGTACTAAAGGGTGAGACCGTGGAAAAGGATACTTATCTTTCTGCTGGTTTATTTGTCAATGAAAAAGATAAGGATATTGATGTTGGGATGCCGACTCAAGTTATCAAAGAAGGTGTCAATTGTTGGAAGGATAAGGCAGATGGTTTGGATTGGCCTTTGTTCCCGTCAACTTTCTCAAAAGTTCAGATATCAGCAGATGACATTTCAGACTTTAATGCTAATTAGGGTAATTGGGGGACAGTGTGGCTGATCTAGAACTTATCGGTATTTCGAAACTGTTTGGCGGGCAATATGCTCTCAAGGATGTTTCAATGTCGTGTAACCGTGGAGAAGTTCGTGCACTGTTAGGCGAAAATGGAGCCGGCAAAAGTACTTTGCTCAAAGTACTTGCCGGTGCTTATAGTGCCGATAGTGGATCGATACATATTTTTGGGAAGGTGGCAAAAATTTCTTCTCCGAAAGATGCCATGAAATATGGTATAGGCTGTGTATATCAAGAACTTTCATTTATTCCTGACCTAACGGTTGCACAGAATATTTTTATTGGAAGATATCCTCGGACAAAAAGTGGTAGGATTGATCGGAAAAAACTTTATTCTTGGACAAGAGAACTTTTAAAGGAATATGAGATAGATACGATTGACCCAGAAACAAAAGTTGGTTCTTTATCTTTGTCCAAGAAACAAATGATAGAAGAGGTTTTTGCAAAACTCGAAACTGATGGGTCAGTGTGCATAAATATGCAGTTTTCTCAGCAGGATTCCCGGCCTGTGCCCGGAAGGGAAAGAAAGGGGAGAAACTGAGGGGAAGGCTGCACCGGCATGCCATGGTGCCGGGAGGACAGCCCCGCCCCGTACGGCAAAGGACAGGTGTACCGTCATCTTTTTCTTGAAAAACAATTCTTTTTAGGGTATGAAAAAAGGCTCGCTTTTGATATACTTTGATTGTAAAAAAGAATAAAAGGAGCCTTTACCATGGATAGTACACCGAACCGCCT from Spirochaetia bacterium harbors:
- a CDS encoding FadR family transcriptional regulator, whose product is MIINHSNIIDQILDYFKQQITSGIWKVGEKIPSETVLATSLNVSRTSIRQVVSQLVGIGVLKPEQGKGTFLVGTDLDNANVFTAQDFTNLDQVLEFRQIIEPEACFLSVLHGDKNFISRLEENYDMMRNKKNDKSKFIKLDLRFHQIICQASANPFIEKTTNQIFGPMQNGQEITRTIFGCDDALFHHLKILEAIKKHDAEGAKQALFEHLQSARERIAKK
- a CDS encoding starvation-sensing protein RspA, producing the protein MVRIKKIRTIFTAPEGINLVVVKVETNQAGLYGLGCATFAYRHLAIKTVVDEYLNPLLKDREVSDIEEIWQLMHQNAYWRNGPIVNNAISGVDMALWDIKGKMANMPLYQLFGGKYRTGIPVYRHADGKDIEELCDNINKYMEMGITTIRCQCGGYGGEDFGVYPTHVPHGARSGVYLNAKTYIHETVKLFEQIRSKIGFGINLVHDVHERITPTDAITLAKRLEPFELFFLEDPVPLEQLDWLKRFRSQTSIPVAEGELFNHPDEWKTLIVEHLIDFIRVHISQIGGITPARKLQIFAEQFGVRTAWHGPGDMSPIAHAANIHLDLSASNFGVQEWSGIEPPNSVIQTLRKNDGALLQVFSGLPEFDNGFVYPNDKPGLGVDIDEKQAAKFPCENTVTTWTQTRNSDGSLQKP
- a CDS encoding MBL fold metallo-hydrolase, with the translated sequence MQYYKKSDAVRQNKKGIGLRWLGQAGFLLTDLEGETIGIDLYLSDLAERKDGNKRLTPSVVSSKELNLVGLLATHEHTDHLDLDSLSDLLQPDVPLICNSQSYVLCKKLGFPMDNIHSLEKGESIQVRDFFIQAVYAHHGDLSPTAIGFLISVCGLLFYFTGDTSFESKQMEYAIGQSIDVLILPINGEFGNMNERDAARFAFAVQPNLTIPCHFWTFARHRGNPYDFELAMKQVAPCCQTYVMSQGEEIIIAI
- a CDS encoding sugar ABC transporter substrate-binding protein, coding for MKKILCIAMCLFATGVIFTSCSKSSEKSSASAAVATTAQPVKEKKFKIAVSNAYMGNDWRQLMIKSLKVAASKEPYRDQVDLKIVNSENSAEAQSSAIDAMIEQGYDAILIDASSSTALIPAIKRALASGITVVTFDSVVHTDGVYTVQTDFVSMVQAWAKYLCTKCGEGAKIAVDTGMPGSTNGNTIYEAAMKVFDEYNMKVVAEYASQYADGICQEQLSSVLAANPDLDGIFCQAYTESCYSALTQAGMKLIPCATFDTNLGMVTAEKNNMDVIIGNNGPGIGVIAMDIALRVLKGETVEKDTYLSAGLFVNEKDKDIDVGMPTQVIKEGVNCWKDKADGLDWPLFPSTFSKVQISADDISDFNAN
- a CDS encoding ATP-binding cassette domain-containing protein: MSCNRGEVRALLGENGAGKSTLLKVLAGAYSADSGSIHIFGKVAKISSPKDAMKYGIGCVYQELSFIPDLTVAQNIFIGRYPRTKSGRIDRKKLYSWTRELLKEYEIDTIDPETKVGSLSLSKKQMIEEVFAKLETDGSVCINMQFSQQDSRPVPGRERKGRN